A window from Spirochaetota bacterium encodes these proteins:
- a CDS encoding STAS domain-containing protein gives MISNIIHIVNQQAGDVHYDNFIVRVMAADMLDMDNAGDMRVFLLTLVKGGVKKIVIDMTGLDFIDSSGIGVLIDAAKHLRQRGGDIVILSMPERVHIIVQPVRLNRFIKFFEREDEVIYFFRHV, from the coding sequence ATGATTTCCAATATAATCCATATCGTCAACCAGCAGGCCGGCGACGTTCATTATGATAATTTCATCGTGCGTGTCATGGCGGCCGACATGCTCGACATGGACAATGCCGGCGACATGCGGGTCTTTCTCCTCACCCTGGTCAAGGGGGGCGTGAAAAAGATCGTCATCGACATGACGGGCCTCGATTTCATCGACAGCTCCGGCATAGGCGTTCTCATAGACGCCGCCAAGCACCTGCGCCAGCGCGGCGGCGATATCGTCATACTTTCCATGCCGGAGCGGGTGCATATCATCGTGCAGCCGGTGAGGCTGAACAGGTTCATCAAGTTTTTTGAAAGAGAGGACGAGGTCATATATTTTTTCAGGCATGTGTGA
- a CDS encoding STAS domain-containing protein: MNIQFDIIKISPVTLDKIDYTTTVFKLTLPQKVDIDNSNDLWIYLKTLVAGGAQKIYIDLRNVGYIDSSGIGVFINTAKLIRKHKGDIVMSNVSDEIKSIFKVIKLEDFIRVCNTDVDAMKSFRFVQ; this comes from the coding sequence ATGAACATACAATTTGACATCATTAAAATTTCCCCGGTGACGCTGGACAAGATCGATTACACGACCACGGTATTCAAGCTGACCCTTCCCCAGAAGGTCGATATCGACAATTCGAACGATCTCTGGATATACCTGAAGACCCTTGTCGCGGGCGGGGCGCAGAAGATATACATCGACCTGAGAAATGTCGGCTATATCGACAGCTCGGGAATCGGCGTCTTTATCAATACCGCCAAGCTGATCCGGAAGCATAAGGGCGACATCGTGATGTCCAATGTCTCTGATGAAATCAAGAGCATATTCAAGGTGATCAAGCTTGAGGATTTTATCAGGGTATGCAATACCGATGTTGATGCGATGAAATCGTTCCGGTTTGTCCAGTGA
- a CDS encoding PAS domain-containing protein, which translates to MSDRDKTKEELIEDLQRLRAMIAGSRKPGPHPEGIGMIGYGDEEEWQVMMDMLGDFLFVVDIRGSIIKTNPVTIRRLGYSMEELLSMNVFDLYPPDRKAEAEESYSQIIMGERYLCDIPFRSKAGANISVETKVMPGKLCGTDVIFSVSRDVSAGKAVEYELRSAFEKMKSILSSVGAYIWSGIIDGGGNFSYIYQSPVLADITGKPVAYFQQGFDAWFDIICDNERERVSSQYRELVAGRVDRGDDTYKIYHADGTIRWVRDIVLARPFGDRQIRLDGVITDVTERRLAIDALVKSEGRLMGILSSMTELVFAFDADMRFIFYHTPDVKKLYRQPVEFIGKRPADVMPPEQDAQFRAAFETARTNGEAEFEYWLAMDGEDRCFSAKLSPIVKDGQFDGVVAVVRDITDDKKLQDALFRSERRYRELFNNIHDGSTWVDMEGRLIDFNQPFEDLLGYEREELYLLTVWDITPPKWHDLEKGAIDTQLRERSYSDPYRKEYIRKDGAIVPVLVRKYLLRDEDGNPEGMWVIVHRVVE; encoded by the coding sequence GTGAGCGATAGGGACAAGACAAAAGAAGAGCTGATCGAGGACCTGCAGCGGCTCAGGGCCATGATCGCCGGAAGCCGGAAGCCGGGGCCGCACCCGGAAGGGATCGGCATGATCGGTTACGGCGACGAGGAGGAATGGCAGGTCATGATGGATATGCTCGGCGATTTTCTTTTTGTCGTCGACATCAGGGGAAGCATCATCAAAACCAACCCCGTGACGATACGGAGGCTCGGCTACTCCATGGAGGAGCTCCTGTCGATGAATGTCTTTGACCTGTATCCCCCGGACCGGAAAGCCGAGGCCGAGGAAAGCTACTCCCAGATAATCATGGGTGAACGATACCTCTGCGACATCCCCTTCCGCTCAAAGGCAGGGGCGAACATTTCCGTTGAAACGAAGGTAATGCCGGGGAAGCTGTGCGGCACCGACGTGATATTCAGCGTGTCCCGCGACGTGTCCGCCGGGAAAGCGGTGGAGTACGAGCTCCGGTCGGCCTTCGAAAAAATGAAGTCGATACTCAGCTCCGTCGGGGCCTATATCTGGAGCGGCATCATCGACGGCGGCGGCAATTTCTCATACATTTACCAGTCCCCGGTGCTGGCCGATATCACCGGCAAGCCCGTGGCGTATTTTCAGCAGGGTTTTGACGCGTGGTTCGATATAATCTGCGATAACGAACGGGAGCGGGTGAGCTCACAGTACCGGGAGCTCGTGGCCGGCCGGGTTGACCGGGGCGACGATACCTACAAGATATACCACGCGGACGGCACTATCCGGTGGGTCCGCGACATCGTGCTGGCGCGGCCCTTCGGGGACAGGCAGATTCGGCTGGACGGCGTCATCACGGACGTGACGGAGCGCCGACTGGCGATCGATGCCCTGGTGAAGTCCGAGGGGAGGCTGATGGGGATCCTCTCATCCATGACGGAGCTGGTATTCGCCTTCGACGCGGACATGCGGTTCATTTTTTACCATACCCCCGATGTGAAAAAGCTCTACCGCCAGCCCGTGGAGTTCATCGGAAAGCGTCCTGCCGACGTGATGCCGCCGGAGCAGGACGCGCAGTTCCGCGCGGCCTTTGAGACGGCCAGGACGAACGGCGAGGCGGAATTTGAATACTGGCTCGCCATGGATGGCGAGGATCGCTGCTTTTCCGCGAAGCTTTCCCCCATCGTCAAGGACGGCCAGTTCGACGGCGTTGTGGCGGTGGTGCGGGACATCACGGACGACAAGAAGCTCCAGGACGCCCTGTTCCGGTCGGAGCGGCGGTACCGGGAGCTCTTCAACAATATCCATGACGGCTCCACCTGGGTCGACATGGAGGGAAGGCTCATCGATTTCAACCAGCCCTTCGAGGATCTTCTGGGATATGAACGGGAAGAGCTCTACCTGCTGACGGTGTGGGATATCACCCCTCCAAAATGGCACGATCTTGAGAAGGGCGCCATTGACACACAATTGAGGGAACGCAGCTATTCCGACCCGTACCGCAAGGAATATATCAGAAAGGACGGAGCGATAGTTCCCGTGCTGGTCCGGAAGTATCTTTTACGGGACGAAGATGGGAACCCCGAGGGAATGTGGGTGATTGTCCACCGGGTCGTTGAATGA
- a CDS encoding nucleoside-diphosphate kinase — protein MATEQTLVLIKPDGLIKSLTGNILSRLSETKLIIIGSKVVQVTEALAKEHYKHLSDKPFFHELVEYIMGDVHNTHRVMALVYQGDGAISKVREIVGDTNPEKANPVSIRGAYGRITTTGVFENVVHASSSTEDAEHEIKLWFKPSEIVGSIYPVKDVVLEKVADKVWA, from the coding sequence GTGGCTACCGAACAAACTTTAGTCCTTATCAAGCCTGACGGGCTGATCAAATCGCTCACCGGAAATATCCTTTCCAGGCTTTCCGAAACAAAGCTTATCATCATTGGCTCCAAGGTCGTGCAGGTGACGGAGGCGCTGGCGAAGGAGCACTACAAGCACCTGAGCGACAAGCCTTTTTTCCATGAGCTGGTGGAATACATCATGGGGGACGTCCACAACACCCATCGGGTCATGGCGCTGGTCTACCAGGGCGACGGCGCCATATCCAAGGTCCGCGAGATCGTCGGGGACACCAACCCTGAAAAGGCGAATCCGGTTTCCATACGCGGGGCCTACGGGCGGATTACCACGACGGGCGTTTTCGAGAACGTGGTTCACGCCTCGTCGAGCACCGAGGACGCGGAGCACGAGATCAAGCTCTGGTTCAAGCCGTCGGAGATCGTCGGGTCCATCTATCCGGTCAAGGACGTGGTGCTGGAAAAGGTCGCCGATAAAGTCTGGGCCTGA
- a CDS encoding adenylate kinase, with translation MRIILLGAPGAGKGTISELLTARYGIRQISTGDMLRSAVKAGSELGTTAEGYMKRGELVPDSLILDIMEKRLQEDDCRAGFILDGFPRTIGQADSLKKMLERLGMKMDAIVNLEVPEDVIVRRLTSRRTCSNRDCQAIYNIHTKPSKKEGICDKCGSPTVQRDDETEEAIKQRLATYGEKTAPLIEYYRHDPAFISAPSITPEPAMEAIRARLGR, from the coding sequence ATGAGAATCATACTGCTGGGCGCCCCGGGCGCCGGCAAGGGCACCATATCGGAACTGCTGACGGCGCGTTACGGAATCAGGCAGATATCGACCGGCGACATGCTCCGCAGCGCCGTGAAAGCCGGCTCGGAGCTGGGAACAACCGCCGAGGGTTACATGAAGCGCGGCGAGCTCGTGCCGGATTCCCTCATCCTGGACATCATGGAAAAGAGGCTCCAGGAGGATGACTGCCGGGCGGGGTTTATCCTCGACGGGTTTCCCCGCACCATCGGGCAGGCCGATTCCCTGAAGAAGATGCTCGAGCGCCTCGGCATGAAGATGGACGCCATCGTCAATCTCGAGGTGCCGGAGGATGTTATAGTCCGGAGGCTCACCTCGCGCCGGACCTGCTCAAACCGCGACTGCCAGGCTATATACAACATCCACACCAAGCCTTCAAAGAAGGAAGGGATCTGCGACAAGTGCGGCAGTCCCACGGTACAGCGGGACGACGAGACCGAGGAGGCGATCAAGCAGCGCCTCGCGACGTACGGGGAAAAGACCGCTCCCCTCATCGAGTATTACCGCCATGATCCTGCCTTCATTTCGGCCCCGTCGATCACGCCGGAGCCGGCGATGGAGGCCATCAGGGCGCGCCTGGGCCGTTGA
- the dnaX gene encoding DNA polymerase III subunit gamma/tau, producing MSYQVTARKWRPQSFDEVVFQDHVSKTLKNSIEKGRVSHAYLFSGPRGVGKTTMARILAKALNCETGPTPNPCDKCDNCREIRKSTSFDVIEIDGASNNSVDDIRELRENVNFAPVKSTYKVYIIDEVHMLSTAAFNALLKTLEEPPPHVVFVFATTEIHKIPDTILSRCQKYFFKKIPVDPIVAHLSTIVQREGYRISETALYPIARAAEGSMRDAQSLLDQVISFSDLRRGGDAEIGEEDALSILGIVPMESYAALLGAVGDTDAAAVMAEVHRVALLGVDIPRYVGGLVDMLRTIRLMRNGVSLHELLGLSEEEIAMARALSARFYDEELSMMFRIAADLQGELKFSNNERINLEMSLLDMVAVKKAPSLSSIISKLEGTAQQAAAQPARVEPAPAQKKARAAETPQAQRKSGDAPTPAPAAQPGPAPSPGSVFRHWESFLDGIKDSKQYLHCVLAPSSVSVEGDTLYISFPGGADNTYYSRILEQKNLDLIKKEMSGLYGRPLKVVVGSGSGAGRGEATAPKKSGSPQSGARRGGAVAEESAPIPPPEAEMVKNPGAQEFVPEDKTVEKIKNAFHGQIIDKGDK from the coding sequence ATGTCCTACCAGGTAACCGCCAGAAAGTGGCGGCCTCAGAGCTTCGACGAGGTCGTCTTCCAGGACCATGTTTCCAAGACACTGAAAAACAGCATCGAGAAGGGGCGCGTCTCCCACGCGTACCTGTTTTCCGGTCCCCGCGGCGTGGGCAAGACCACCATGGCGAGGATCCTGGCCAAGGCCCTCAACTGCGAGACAGGGCCTACGCCGAACCCCTGCGACAAGTGCGACAACTGCCGCGAGATACGGAAGAGCACGTCCTTTGACGTCATCGAGATCGACGGCGCCTCAAACAACAGCGTCGACGACATCCGGGAGCTCCGCGAAAACGTGAACTTCGCACCGGTGAAATCCACGTACAAGGTCTACATCATCGACGAGGTGCACATGCTGAGCACCGCGGCGTTCAACGCCCTCCTGAAGACCCTCGAGGAGCCGCCGCCCCACGTCGTCTTCGTTTTCGCCACCACGGAGATACACAAGATACCGGACACCATCCTGTCCCGGTGCCAGAAATACTTTTTCAAGAAGATACCGGTGGATCCCATCGTCGCGCACCTCAGCACCATCGTGCAGCGCGAGGGATACCGCATATCCGAAACGGCCCTCTACCCGATCGCGCGGGCGGCGGAGGGCTCGATGCGAGACGCCCAGTCGCTCCTGGACCAGGTCATATCCTTCTCCGACCTGCGCAGGGGCGGCGACGCCGAGATCGGCGAGGAGGACGCCCTCTCCATACTGGGCATCGTCCCGATGGAGAGCTACGCCGCGCTCCTCGGGGCCGTGGGCGATACCGACGCCGCCGCGGTCATGGCAGAGGTGCACCGCGTCGCGCTCCTGGGCGTGGATATTCCGCGCTACGTGGGGGGCCTCGTGGACATGCTCCGCACCATTCGGCTCATGAGGAACGGCGTGTCCCTCCACGAACTCCTCGGCCTCTCCGAGGAGGAGATCGCCATGGCCCGGGCCCTGTCGGCGCGCTTTTACGACGAGGAGCTCTCGATGATGTTCCGCATCGCCGCCGATCTGCAGGGCGAGCTCAAGTTTTCGAACAACGAGCGCATCAACCTGGAGATGTCCCTCCTTGACATGGTGGCGGTGAAAAAGGCGCCGTCCCTCTCTTCGATCATAAGCAAGCTCGAGGGGACCGCACAGCAGGCGGCCGCGCAGCCTGCGCGGGTCGAGCCGGCCCCGGCTCAGAAGAAGGCGCGCGCGGCGGAAACGCCCCAGGCCCAGCGAAAGAGCGGCGACGCGCCGACACCGGCGCCGGCGGCGCAGCCGGGCCCCGCGCCGTCACCCGGTTCCGTATTCAGGCACTGGGAAAGCTTCCTCGACGGGATCAAGGACAGCAAGCAGTACCTTCACTGCGTCCTGGCGCCGTCCTCGGTGTCGGTGGAGGGAGATACCCTGTACATATCCTTTCCGGGCGGGGCGGACAATACCTATTATTCGCGCATCCTTGAGCAGAAGAACCTTGATTTGATAAAAAAAGAAATGTCCGGCCTCTACGGCAGGCCCCTCAAGGTCGTGGTGGGGTCCGGCAGCGGCGCCGGGCGGGGCGAGGCAACGGCCCCGAAAAAGAGCGGGTCGCCCCAATCCGGCGCCAGGAGAGGAGGCGCCGTCGCGGAAGAATCCGCGCCGATCCCGCCGCCGGAAGCGGAGATGGTGAAGAATCCCGGCGCGCAGGAGTTCGTTCCGGAAGACAAGACCGTCGAGAAGATAAAAAACGCCTTTCACGGGCAGATAATAGATAAAGGAGACAAGTGA
- a CDS encoding YbaB/EbfC family nucleoid-associated protein: MLKGLGDIGNLMKLQKEFKTIQKKIMGATREGQGANGKVKAVVNGEYKLLTLSIDPEYMKSASPRELEKALLAAVNDAVDEVKGYSAAEMEKLTGGLNIPGLGGLGSLFK, encoded by the coding sequence ATGCTGAAAGGACTTGGCGATATCGGAAACCTGATGAAGCTCCAGAAGGAGTTCAAGACCATACAGAAAAAGATCATGGGCGCCACCCGGGAGGGCCAGGGCGCCAACGGCAAGGTGAAGGCCGTGGTGAACGGCGAGTACAAGCTTCTCACCCTTTCCATCGATCCGGAGTATATGAAAAGCGCGTCGCCGCGGGAGCTGGAGAAAGCGCTCCTCGCCGCGGTCAACGACGCGGTGGACGAAGTCAAGGGCTATTCCGCGGCTGAAATGGAGAAGCTCACCGGCGGGCTCAATATTCCCGGGCTCGGGGGGCTGGGGAGCCTGTTCAAGTAA
- the recR gene encoding recombination protein RecR encodes MKSSAYLEALIKKLSKLPGIGPKSASRIAFHMLGMHRDDVEGLARAMVELKRNTFTCSLCGGISDGEICAICLDPGRDTGLLCVVEDAKDVLTIDGTGEYRGLFHVLHGLISPLDGIGPDELNIRALVEKCRGGTLREVILALNPSVEGDATSLYIARLINPLGVSVTRIAHGLPVGADLEFADTATIIKSLEGRVKM; translated from the coding sequence ATGAAATCATCCGCCTATCTCGAAGCGCTGATAAAAAAATTGTCCAAGCTACCCGGCATCGGGCCGAAGAGCGCGTCCCGCATAGCGTTCCATATGCTGGGCATGCACCGGGACGATGTGGAGGGGCTGGCGCGGGCGATGGTGGAGCTGAAGCGGAACACCTTCACCTGTTCCCTGTGCGGCGGAATCTCCGACGGCGAGATCTGCGCCATCTGCCTGGACCCGGGGCGCGACACGGGGCTTCTCTGCGTGGTGGAGGACGCGAAGGACGTTCTCACCATTGATGGGACCGGCGAGTACCGGGGCCTCTTCCATGTCCTCCACGGCCTCATATCTCCCCTGGATGGCATCGGGCCGGACGAGCTGAACATCCGCGCCCTTGTTGAAAAATGCCGCGGCGGGACCCTGCGCGAGGTGATACTGGCTCTGAACCCGTCGGTGGAGGGAGACGCCACGTCGCTCTATATCGCGCGCCTCATCAACCCCCTGGGCGTGTCCGTAACGAGAATCGCCCACGGATTACCCGTGGGCGCAGACCTGGAATTTGCCGATACCGCGACTATTATCAAGTCGCTTGAGGGAAGGGTTAAGATGTAG
- a CDS encoding PilZ domain-containing protein has translation MMIFSKKQKNSRIFPRADFYQPSYFIVENDDNPAANECWFNNISVGGLAFESERDNLNEAVINILYKIGPQMRKDKLQVMFSRKLMSKWRYGCQFVSSDEQRNSIISQYVEKKLVD, from the coding sequence ATGATGATATTCAGCAAAAAACAAAAAAACAGCAGGATATTTCCAAGGGCTGATTTTTACCAGCCGTCATACTTCATAGTGGAAAATGACGATAATCCCGCGGCAAACGAATGCTGGTTCAACAACATTTCCGTCGGCGGGCTGGCTTTCGAAAGCGAACGGGACAACCTGAACGAGGCGGTCATCAACATCCTGTACAAAATCGGGCCGCAGATGAGAAAAGACAAGCTCCAGGTGATGTTTTCGCGAAAGCTCATGTCAAAGTGGCGGTACGGCTGCCAGTTTGTGAGCTCCGACGAGCAGAGAAACTCCATCATCTCGCAGTACGTTGAGAAAAAGCTCGTCGACTAG
- the der gene encoding ribosome biogenesis GTPase Der, with product MSNIPIVAIVGRRNVGKSTLFNAIIRQKKAIVDAVPGLTRDVLSYTVDYQSIMFTLADTPGLDLPDSSELSEPILSNAREYLKKASIIILLMENPAPEAFDMDLAEIIRKLAIPAIIAVNKMDGAELLQNMTNFYEMGFQDIVPISAKTQFNMALLMDKVLGLLPVKRTARPEADLKLAIVGRPNSGKSTLLNSLIGYTRAVVSDIPGTTRDSIDEDFIYHKKRITVIDTAGIRKKSRITDAVDFYSLTRTIESIDRSDVVVHLIDAVAGLTETDKKISDEIMKVRKPVIIAVNKWDMIEKDHKTFDAFIDRLKFQFYKASDFPIISISAKNKQRLHRIIETALDLRDRASRKIDTPRLNRVLAQIQSSRRIPQLQSTIRIYYATQTESMPPRFKLFVNNPEQFRKDIVRYFEKSMQKELGLEGIPIEIQIEGKKKKKK from the coding sequence ATGAGTAATATACCCATCGTTGCCATCGTCGGCAGGCGGAACGTCGGCAAGTCCACCCTGTTCAACGCCATCATCAGGCAGAAGAAAGCCATCGTAGACGCAGTGCCGGGCCTGACCAGGGACGTTCTGTCATACACCGTCGATTACCAATCGATCATGTTCACCCTCGCCGATACGCCCGGCCTCGACCTGCCGGATTCATCGGAGCTTTCGGAGCCGATCCTGTCCAACGCCCGCGAATACCTGAAAAAGGCCTCCATCATCATCCTCCTGATGGAAAACCCGGCGCCGGAGGCCTTTGACATGGACCTGGCCGAGATCATCCGCAAGCTGGCGATACCGGCCATCATCGCGGTCAACAAGATGGACGGCGCAGAGCTGTTACAGAACATGACGAATTTTTACGAGATGGGGTTCCAGGACATCGTGCCGATCTCGGCGAAGACGCAGTTCAACATGGCCCTGCTCATGGACAAGGTCCTCGGGCTGCTGCCGGTGAAAAGGACTGCGCGCCCCGAAGCGGACCTGAAGCTCGCCATCGTCGGGAGGCCCAACTCGGGAAAATCCACGCTCCTGAATTCCCTCATTGGCTACACACGCGCGGTGGTATCGGACATACCCGGCACCACCCGGGATTCCATCGACGAGGACTTCATCTACCACAAGAAGAGGATCACCGTCATAGACACCGCCGGCATCAGGAAGAAGAGCCGCATCACCGACGCCGTCGATTTCTACTCCCTCACCCGCACCATCGAATCGATCGATCGGAGCGATGTCGTCGTCCACCTCATCGACGCCGTGGCGGGACTCACCGAGACCGACAAGAAAATATCCGACGAGATCATGAAGGTCCGCAAGCCCGTGATCATCGCCGTGAACAAGTGGGACATGATCGAAAAGGACCATAAGACCTTCGACGCTTTCATCGACCGGCTGAAGTTCCAGTTCTACAAGGCAAGCGATTTTCCCATCATTTCCATATCGGCGAAGAACAAGCAGAGGCTCCACCGGATCATCGAAACGGCCCTTGACCTCCGGGACAGGGCCTCCCGGAAAATCGACACCCCGCGGCTGAACCGCGTCCTGGCGCAGATACAATCGTCGCGACGCATCCCCCAGCTCCAGAGCACCATTCGCATATACTATGCCACCCAGACTGAATCGATGCCGCCCCGCTTCAAGCTTTTCGTCAACAACCCTGAGCAATTCAGGAAGGATATCGTCCGCTACTTTGAAAAATCGATGCAGAAAGAGCTGGGCCTCGAAGGGATACCCATCGAAATCCAGATCGAGGGAAAAAAGAAAAAGAAGAAATAA
- a CDS encoding DUF1577 domain-containing protein: protein MIQINQRKNRDFQEFEDVEEVASILKSQFTNRRLYIKYAVDKTEITINEYNSDGTMMVVTDPNYKNEGNTIIIYGLSDKYVEVDLEIIEERGPGYYHCKVKTARRALRGRRDLRFKVAPDDVVATNFRISRHTIDVSSFNIPTSIKVVLEQFQSQNSKMSDVLRVDVFKPDDRDRLLVQMKKSGKTLWIANTAEADSYNAMNDDFIDMHDLYGDDLPAVMKRYIERGYKSILAVPIIYITESSSSVPFAYIQLISKSKNFSIDDVLSVKDHSFKLIDRIRDANTHLIPMHQRVVDISRGGAKLRITDKNLQKYIMRSKGFIFDLVFKLQAPITIFGEVKVSYTDDDDNLMVGVDFEGNSSRKDEMKRYYSILKPMETDYKAKLLKSMKNRKKETPSPPPEQ, encoded by the coding sequence GTGATCCAGATAAACCAGAGAAAAAACAGGGATTTCCAGGAATTCGAAGATGTCGAGGAAGTCGCCAGCATCCTTAAATCCCAGTTCACCAACCGCAGGCTCTATATCAAATACGCGGTGGATAAAACCGAGATAACCATCAATGAATACAATTCCGATGGCACCATGATGGTGGTTACCGATCCAAACTACAAGAACGAAGGCAACACCATCATAATATACGGCCTGTCCGACAAGTATGTCGAGGTGGATCTCGAGATAATCGAAGAGCGCGGTCCCGGCTATTATCACTGCAAGGTCAAGACCGCGCGACGCGCCCTGCGGGGACGCCGCGACCTGCGATTCAAGGTCGCGCCGGACGACGTGGTGGCCACCAATTTCAGGATTTCGCGACACACCATAGACGTCTCGAGCTTCAATATCCCGACCAGCATCAAGGTCGTCCTCGAGCAGTTCCAGTCCCAGAACTCGAAGATGAGCGATGTGCTCCGCGTGGACGTGTTCAAGCCCGACGACAGGGACCGTCTCCTCGTCCAGATGAAAAAGAGCGGCAAGACCCTCTGGATCGCGAACACCGCCGAGGCCGATTCATACAATGCGATGAATGACGATTTTATAGACATGCATGACCTGTACGGGGACGACCTCCCCGCGGTCATGAAACGCTATATCGAGAGGGGCTACAAGTCGATCCTGGCGGTTCCCATCATCTACATCACCGAGTCGTCGTCATCGGTGCCCTTCGCCTACATCCAGCTCATATCGAAGAGCAAGAATTTCTCCATCGATGACGTTCTCTCGGTGAAAGATCATTCGTTCAAGCTGATCGACAGGATCAGGGACGCCAATACGCACCTCATCCCGATGCACCAGCGGGTGGTGGACATCAGCCGCGGCGGAGCGAAGCTCAGGATCACGGACAAAAATCTGCAGAAATACATCATGCGATCCAAGGGATTCATATTCGACCTGGTGTTCAAGCTCCAGGCCCCCATCACGATATTCGGCGAGGTCAAGGTTTCCTACACGGACGACGATGATAACCTGATGGTCGGTGTCGACTTCGAGGGGAACTCGTCCCGCAAGGACGAGATGAAGCGGTACTACTCGATCCTCAAGCCGATGGAGACCGATTACAAGGCGAAGCTCCTGAAGTCGATGAAAAACCGTAAAAAGGAGACGCCCTCTCCGCCGCCCGAACAGTAG